A region from the Manihot esculenta cultivar AM560-2 chromosome 13, M.esculenta_v8, whole genome shotgun sequence genome encodes:
- the LOC110629773 gene encoding zinc finger BED domain-containing protein RICESLEEPER 2-like: protein MESRNDQILQNSTSDSNQTSTDASTELTTSSKAKRKPVKPRSVVWDHFTRFVNSEGELKGKCNYCKKEFCCDPKKNGTTALRNHLNSCKKHPHFIETRQAQLSLQKTASDNDVNDLGTLTTWKYDENAIRKALVHMIIIDELPFRFVEGEGFISFMRAICPRFRIPSCWTISRDCYDLFIEERSKLRSFFKKNCQRVSLTTDTWTSLQRINYMCITAHFIDNDWKLHKRIINFCPISSHKGEAVGRAIETCLLEWGLDKVFTITVDNASSNDVAISYLKKKLANWGVSVANSTYLHMRCMAHIINLVVQDGLKDVNDSVMKVRDAVRYIRSSPARLKRFKECVLHEKIESKSSLCLDVPTRWNSTYLMLNTAQKYERAFERYESQDPMFKIDMGENGIPDYYDWTQVRKMADMLAHFYELTLRISGSRYVTSNLFFSEISDLAFILNQWINSNDLDMKSMGERMRVKFDKYWGDVDKMNKIIYFAVVLDPRDKFEFMEYSFSQMYGQEKGVELFNKVKSCLFDLFNEYKKMYQPDVEQINDNSSQQLSGSCTTTGSINPKPKFFLKHHYKKQKLEESGGFDSKTELEVYLSEAIQEEKEDFDVMKWWKINSERFPILGKMARDILAIPVSTVASESAFSTGGRVLDSFRSSLTPKIVEGLICVQDWIRPSNVQVNVEEDLEELEKLEEVINELFFRVMPKEKAITRVRQLDGVQRLSRRRDDVLKCEDYHLIEM from the exons ATGGAGTCACGAAATGATCAGATACTTCAAAATAGTACTAGTGATTCGAATCAAACTAGTACTGACGCTTCAACAGAATTAACCACATCATCAAAAGCAAAGAGAAAACCAGTAAAGCCAAGGTCTGTAGTTTGGGATCACTTCACAAGATTTGTCAATAGTGAAGGTGAATTAAAAGGTAAGTGTAATTATTGCAAAAAGGAATTTTGTTGTGATCCAAAGAAAAACGGAACCACTGCACTTAGGAATCACCTTAATTCATGCAAAAAACACCCACATTTCATTGAGACTAGACAAGCACAATTATCATTGCAAAAAACTGCAAGTGACAATGATGTGAATGATTTAGGCACTCTTACTACTTGGAAGTATGATGAAAATGCAATTAGGAAGGCCCTTGTCCATATGATAATTATTGATGAATTGCCTTTtagatttgtggaaggagaagGTTTTATAAGCTTCATGAGAGCAATTTGTCCAAGGTTTAGGATTCCCTCTTGTTGGACAATTTCACGTGATTGTTATGATTTGTTTATTGAGGAGAGATCAAAATTGAGgtctttttttaagaaaaattgtcAAAGAGTGAGTCTTACTACAGATACATGGACATCATTGCAACGCATTAATTACATGTGCATAACTGCTCACTTTATTGACAATGATTGGAAGTTGCATAAGAGAATCATTAATTTTTGTCCCATTTCAAGTCATAAAGGTGAAGCAGTAGGCAGAGCAATTGAGACTTGCTTGCTAGAGTGGGGGTTAGATAAAGTGTTCACTATTACAGTTGATAATGCTAGTTCTAATGATGTGGCCATATCTTATTTGAAAAAGAAGCTTGCTAATTGGGGTGTTAGTGTTGCTAACTCTACTTACTTGCATATGAGATGTATGGCACATATCATCAATTTAGTTGTCCAGGATGGCTTAAAAGATGTGAATGATTCAGTGATGAAAGTACGAGATGCAGTAAGATACATAAGGAGTTCTCCAGCTAGGTTGAAGAGATTTAAGGAGTGTGTGCTTCATGAAAAAATTGAAAGTAAATCTTCATTATGTTTAGATGTGCCAACTAGATGGAATTCAACGTACCTGATGTTGAATACAGCTCAAAAATATGAAAGGGCATTTGAGAGGTACGAGTCACAAGATCCAATGTTTAAGATTGATATGGGAGAGAATGGCATACCTGACTATTATGATTGGACACAAGTTAGAAAGATGGCAGATATGTTGGCTCATTTTTATGAGCTCACTTTGCGTATCTCGGGCTCCAGGTATGTCACATCAAACCTATTTTTCAGTGAGATCAGTGACTTAGCCTTTATTTTAAACCAATGGATTAATAGCAATGATCTTGATATGAAATCTATGGGGGAAAGAATGAGGGTTAAATTTGACAAGTATTGGGGAGATGtggataaaatgaataaaattatttattttgctgTTGTTCTTGACCCTCGTGACAAATTTGAGTTTATGGAGTATTCTTTTTCCCAAATgtatggtcaagagaaaggagTAGAGCTATTCAACAAGGTCAAGAGTTGTTTGTTTGATTTGTTTAATGAATACAAAAAAATGTATCAACCTGATGTTGAGCAAATCAATGATAATAGTTCACAACAATTAAGTGGGAGTTGCACTACTACCGGTTCAATAAACCCTAAGCCTAAATTCTTTTTGAAGCATCACTACAAGAAGCAGAAGTTGGAGGAATCTGGTGGGTTTGATTCAAAAACAGAGTTAGAAGTGTATCTAAGTGAGGCAATTCAAGAGGAAAAGgaggattttgatgtcatgaaATGGTGGAAAATAAATTCTGAAAGGTTTCCTATTTTAGGAAAAATGGCTAGAGATATATTAGCAATTCCAGTTTCTACAGTTGCCTCAGAGAGTGCCTTCAGTACTGGTGGAAGAGTGCTAGATTCCTTCAGGAGTTCCCTGACTCCTAAAATTGTTGAGGGCTTGATATGTGTGCAAGATTGGATTCGTCCATCAAATGTTCAAGTAAATGTTGAGGAAGATCTAGAGGAACTTGAAAAGCTTGAAGAAG TTATAAATGAATTATTCTTTCGAGTAATGCCAAAGGAAAAGGCGATTACACGTGTAAGGCAATTAGATGGAGTTCAACGGTTGTCACGGAGAAGGGATGATGTCTTAAAGTGCGAGGACTATCACTTAATTGAGATGTAG